AATCTTGAAAAAAGTTCCAGATCAATGACAGTATCGATCTTTAAAGACCTCATCTTAAAAACTGCTTTAATAGTGTCTAAACCAAGCAATAAAAAAGATTTGCTCCTTATTGTAATAACGTTTTCGGGAGGTATTACATTGAGCAGTCTGATACTCTGTTCATTTTCCTTAAATATCATGAAATAGGCTTCTGATTTATATAATTCCTTTGCTTTTTTCATAGCACCGTATGCTAGTATTGTACTGCCCATCTCAGAAAGCTCGATAAATAATATTTTTTTAGGCTTAAATCCCTTATCTAATCTTTTAATACCCATACCATTCTCTATATACCTTAAAATAGTTAAGAGAAAACAGATTGGTATGCCTATCCAGTAATCTATCCGGCGCATAAAATCTACTTTCATGAAAGAAAAGTTTACAATGGCATATTTTAAATTTTTTGTTTTCTGATTTCAGGAATAAGCTTTTTTCTCCAATAACACAGCATATCATTTAGCGTAGTCTTCATTGGGATATCAGGATGCCACCCTGTCATCTTGGAAAATTTTGAATGATTTCCTGTCAGGTTGGGTATATCTGAATTTCTAATTAAAGAGGGGTCTTTCTTTATTTTTATATTTTTATCTGTAAGGGTAAGAAAAATACCAAGAATCCTATTTATTTCGTAGCTCTTTTCGCTGCATATATTATATATGCCTCCTGATTCACATCTCTCTACAGCAGCAGCATAGGCCCTGACAATATCCCTAACATCAGTAAAATCCCTTTTCACTTCCAAATTCCCTGTATATATTAAAGCATCTTTGCCATTTTCTATTTCAGCTATTTGCTTAGCAAAAGAACTGCAGACGAATAAAGCACTCTGTCCCGGTCCTGTGTGGGGAAAGCTCCTGCATACAACAACATCAAGCCCGGATTCGATAGCAAGTTTCTCCTGTGCCAGCTTAGATCTTCCATATGGGCTGACTGGATTCACATCAGAATTTTCATCCAAAGGCAACTTTTTAGGTATGCCATAGACATCAGCAGAACTGGCAATAAGGACCCTTGATTTCGGAGCATATAATTTAACAGCATTAAGCAGGTTATCTGTGCCGGTAACATTGATACGCCATGTCAATTCTGGTTTTTCGAAGCTTATT
The nucleotide sequence above comes from Candidatus Woesearchaeota archaeon. Encoded proteins:
- a CDS encoding NAD-dependent epimerase/dehydratase family protein, with the translated sequence MKALITGINGFVGSYLKEILLKKELEVIGTDITKGENVDFSVDLLHTRKARSLISEVSPDFIFHLAAQSSVKISFEKPELTWRINVTGTDNLLNAVKLYAPKSRVLIASSADVYGIPKKLPLDENSDVNPVSPYGRSKLAQEKLAIESGLDVVVCRSFPHTGPGQSALFVCSSFAKQIAEIENGKDALIYTGNLEVKRDFTDVRDIVRAYAAAVERCESGGIYNICSEKSYEINRILGIFLTLTDKNIKIKKDPSLIRNSDIPNLTGNHSKFSKMTGWHPDIPMKTTLNDMLCYWRKKLIPEIRKQKI